Proteins co-encoded in one Ziziphus jujuba cultivar Dongzao chromosome 9, ASM3175591v1 genomic window:
- the LOC132805407 gene encoding uncharacterized protein LOC132805407, whose amino-acid sequence MVLYLVGVSQKEKANRIMRNNQQRKDREALRVQNDAWYTALHHAASVGSECMCKCIAKDYPRLINDETKRSKIPLYIAVLCGKKEAFLYLHFLFLASEPMARCYSYAKRGRDGSTILHAAIRREHFGQP is encoded by the exons ATGGTTCTGTACCTTGTTGGTGTCTCCCAGAAAGAAAAAGCGAATAGAATAATGAGGAATAATCAACAGAGAAAGG ACAGAGAAGCACTTAGAGTTCAAAACGACGCATGGTATACAGCTCTTCATCATGCAGCATCAGTAGGGAGCGAATGCATGTGTAAGTGCATCGCCAAGGATTATCCACGGCTGATCAACGACGAAACCAAAAGGTCTAAGATTCCTCTGTACATTGCAGTTCTATGTGGAAAGAAGGAGGCTTTCTTGTACCTGCATTTCCTGTTCTTAGCTTCAGAGCCTATGGCTCGTTGCTATTCTTATGCCAAGAGAGGCCGTGATGGTTCAACTATTCTGCATGCTGCAATCCGTAGGGAGCACTTTGGTCAGCCTTAG